In Necator americanus strain Aroian chromosome IV, whole genome shotgun sequence, the following proteins share a genomic window:
- a CDS encoding hypothetical protein (NECATOR_CHRIV.G16440.T1) gives MHEGSVISIENYTIYCGDADENKVGGCAIAVRNDYKNLVEEFGSTSSRCVFLRLRDRRRRKLWIVSAHAPTETAEDNSKDAFYDEFNAFMSKIPSRQVVIVGIDANAKMGLEQQSDVLGK, from the coding sequence ATGCATGAGGGATcggtcatcagcatcgaaaattacaccatatactgcggcgatgctgatgagaacaaagtaggtggctgcgcgatagctgtgaggaacgattacaagaacctggtggaggagtttggctcaacgtcgtctagatgcgtcTTTCTACgtctgcgggatcgcagaaggcgtaaactctggatcgtaagtgctcacgcacctacggaaaccgcggaggacaacagtaaagacgccttctatgatgaattCAATGCGTttatgtctaaaataccaagccggcaggtggtcattgtcggaatcgacgcaaatgcgaagatgggactcgaacagcaatcc